In Ischnura elegans chromosome 6, ioIscEleg1.1, whole genome shotgun sequence, one genomic interval encodes:
- the LOC124161274 gene encoding E3 ubiquitin-protein ligase MARCHF8-like isoform X2, with protein sequence MPLQQISVSPLDWGKDNINNANQEQEWKMQEPVYTPSQQQHPGHERCASQASTLSTNHEICRICHCEGDNEAPLIAPCYCSGSLRYVHEACLQQWIKSSDIRSCELCKFQFVMQSKSKPFGQWEKLEMSSLERRKLACSVTFYGIALACVGWSLYVLIDRIAEEMQRDFLKWPFWTKLVVVAVGFTGGLFFMHVQCKAYLGLLRRWRAFNRIICVQNAPDRPSLSRSTSARPPTNKSEALPDVHHSRSPLSEEGVSQSAQRSSTEKAVDEGPIGMDTVVVVEEESARWKGVGGGGSRPYEAGEAAEVDELSGLLSGTVTAAEGSDAKVSGPAAAEHGQCSQPSVVVSILGSGENIGDRTSLSLGSRSPLLPWDRGSPQEH encoded by the exons ATGCCGTTACAACAAATCAGTGTATCGCCTCTGGATTGGGGAAAAGACAACATCAACAATGCTAATCAAGAACAGGAATGGAAGATGCAG GAGCCTGTTTACACTCCGTCACAGCAGCAGCACCCTGGCCACGAAAGATGTGCATCTCAAGCGTCAACCTTGTCTACAAACCATGAGATTTGTAG GATATGCCACTGTGAAGGGGACAATGAGGCTCCTCTCATTGCGCCCTGTTACTGCTCTGGGTCCTTGCGGTATGTCCACGAAGCATGCCTGCAGCAGTGGATCAAATCATCTGACATACGCTCTTGTGAGCTATGCAAATTCCAGTTTGTCATGCAGAGCAAAAGCAAGCCATTTGGCCAG TGGGAGAAATTGGAGATGTCATCCCTTGAGAGAAGGAAGCTTGCTTGCAGTGTGACTTTCTATGGAATTGCTCTGGCATGTGTGGGTTGGTCCCTCTATGTGCTTATTGACCGCATTGCTGAGGAG ATGCAGCGGGACTTCCTCAAGTGGCCATTTTGGACAAAACTGGTGGTAGTTGCAGTTGGATTCACCGGTGGTCTCTTCTTCATGCACGTTCAGTGCAAGGCCTACCTCGGCCTCCTCCGAAGATGGCGTGCCTTCAATCGAATCATCTGTGTTCAGAACGCTCCCGATCGACCATCCCTGTCGAGGTCCACCAGTGCAAGGCCCCCAACGAACAAGTCGGAGGCCCTGCCGGACGTACACCACTCGAGATCTCCCCTTTCAGAAGAGGGCGTCTCGCAGTCTGCTCAGAGGTCCTCGACGGAGAAAGCTGTGGACGAGGGACCAATAGGCATGGACACGGTTGTCGTGGTTGAAGAGGAAAGTGCTCGGTGGAAAGGGGTGGGAGGTGGTGGTTCGAGGCCCTACGAGGCCGGCGAGGCTGCCGAAGTGGACGAACTGAGTGGTCTTTTGTCGGGCACCGTAACTGCGGCTGAAGGGTCGGATGCAAAAGTTAGCGGACCGGCCGCTGCCGAGCATGGGCAATGCTCTCAGCCATCAGTAGTCGTTTCAATTCTGGGCAGTGGCGAGAACATTGGAGACAGAACGTCCCTGTCACTTGGATCCCGCTCGCCTCTCCTTCCTTGGGACAGGGGCAGTCCTCAGGAGCACTGA
- the LOC124161274 gene encoding E3 ubiquitin-protein ligase MARCHF8-like isoform X1, whose product MPLQQISVSPLDWGKDNINNANQEQEWKMQEPVYTPSQQQHPGHERCASQASTLSTNHEICRICHCEGDNEAPLIAPCYCSGSLRYVHEACLQQWIKSSDIRSCELCKFQFVMQSKSKPFGQWEKLEMSSLERRKLACSVTFYGIALACVGWSLYVLIDRIAEEQMQRDFLKWPFWTKLVVVAVGFTGGLFFMHVQCKAYLGLLRRWRAFNRIICVQNAPDRPSLSRSTSARPPTNKSEALPDVHHSRSPLSEEGVSQSAQRSSTEKAVDEGPIGMDTVVVVEEESARWKGVGGGGSRPYEAGEAAEVDELSGLLSGTVTAAEGSDAKVSGPAAAEHGQCSQPSVVVSILGSGENIGDRTSLSLGSRSPLLPWDRGSPQEH is encoded by the exons ATGCCGTTACAACAAATCAGTGTATCGCCTCTGGATTGGGGAAAAGACAACATCAACAATGCTAATCAAGAACAGGAATGGAAGATGCAG GAGCCTGTTTACACTCCGTCACAGCAGCAGCACCCTGGCCACGAAAGATGTGCATCTCAAGCGTCAACCTTGTCTACAAACCATGAGATTTGTAG GATATGCCACTGTGAAGGGGACAATGAGGCTCCTCTCATTGCGCCCTGTTACTGCTCTGGGTCCTTGCGGTATGTCCACGAAGCATGCCTGCAGCAGTGGATCAAATCATCTGACATACGCTCTTGTGAGCTATGCAAATTCCAGTTTGTCATGCAGAGCAAAAGCAAGCCATTTGGCCAG TGGGAGAAATTGGAGATGTCATCCCTTGAGAGAAGGAAGCTTGCTTGCAGTGTGACTTTCTATGGAATTGCTCTGGCATGTGTGGGTTGGTCCCTCTATGTGCTTATTGACCGCATTGCTGAGGAG CAGATGCAGCGGGACTTCCTCAAGTGGCCATTTTGGACAAAACTGGTGGTAGTTGCAGTTGGATTCACCGGTGGTCTCTTCTTCATGCACGTTCAGTGCAAGGCCTACCTCGGCCTCCTCCGAAGATGGCGTGCCTTCAATCGAATCATCTGTGTTCAGAACGCTCCCGATCGACCATCCCTGTCGAGGTCCACCAGTGCAAGGCCCCCAACGAACAAGTCGGAGGCCCTGCCGGACGTACACCACTCGAGATCTCCCCTTTCAGAAGAGGGCGTCTCGCAGTCTGCTCAGAGGTCCTCGACGGAGAAAGCTGTGGACGAGGGACCAATAGGCATGGACACGGTTGTCGTGGTTGAAGAGGAAAGTGCTCGGTGGAAAGGGGTGGGAGGTGGTGGTTCGAGGCCCTACGAGGCCGGCGAGGCTGCCGAAGTGGACGAACTGAGTGGTCTTTTGTCGGGCACCGTAACTGCGGCTGAAGGGTCGGATGCAAAAGTTAGCGGACCGGCCGCTGCCGAGCATGGGCAATGCTCTCAGCCATCAGTAGTCGTTTCAATTCTGGGCAGTGGCGAGAACATTGGAGACAGAACGTCCCTGTCACTTGGATCCCGCTCGCCTCTCCTTCCTTGGGACAGGGGCAGTCCTCAGGAGCACTGA
- the LOC124161273 gene encoding phosphatidate cytidylyltransferase, photoreceptor-specific: MSEIRRRRGEGEESDKGKEVESDQKEFDSEDDKTPDEKYVEDISKVLPQGTDKTPEVLDSALKGLDARWRNWVIRGIFTWLMIGGFCLIIYGGPLALMVTTLIVQVKCFSEIINIGYAVYRIHGLPWFRSLSWYFLITSNYFFYGESLVDYFGVLVNRTDYLRVLVTYHRFISFCLYILGFVWFVLSLVKRYYMKQFSLFAWTHVALLIVVTQSYLIIQNIFEGLIWFIVPVSMIVCNDVMAYLFGFFFGRTPLIQLSPKKTWEGFIGGGISTVIFGVMMSYVMVQYPYFVCPIAFNEALGKMTMDCEPSYLFRPQEYTLPESLASVSSLFSLKKTVTFQPFLLHSLSLSLFSSVIGPFGGFFASGFKRAFKIKDFGDIIPGHGGIMDRFDCQYLMATFVNVYISSFIHTLSPQRILQQVYSLKPEEQLQLYGTLRDHLENTGYLTIGP; the protein is encoded by the exons ATGTCAGAAATACGAAGGAGACGAGGGGAGGGCGAGGAATCTGACAAGGGTAAAGAAGTCGAAAGCGATCAG AAAGAGTTTGATTCGGAAGATGACAAAACTCCGGATGAAAAATATGTTGAAGATATATCCAAGGTGCTTCCTCAGGGAACGGATAAAACTCCGGAAGTACTTGACTCTGCGTTGAAAGGCCTTGACGCCAG ATGGAGAAATTGGGTTATCAGAGGAATATTTACATGGCTTATGATTGGGGGTTTTTGCCTTATCATTTATGGTGGACCCTTGGCACTTATGGTCACA ACTCTGATTGTTCAGGTGAAATGCTTTTCAGAAATTATAAACATAGGATATGCAGTCTACCGTATCCATGGTCTTCCATGGTTCCGTTCATTATCGTGGTATTTTCTTATCacttcgaattattttttttatggagaAAGTCTAGTGGACTACTTCGGTGTTCTGGTTAATCGAACA GATTACCTGAGGGTACTGGTCACATACCACAGGTTCATTTCTTTCTGCCTCTACATACTGGGATTTGTGTGGTTTGTTCTTTCTCTGGTGAAGCGTTATTACATGAAACAGTTTTCACTGTTTGCATGGACTCATGTTGCATTGCTGATCGTTGTCACACAGAGCTACCTCATTATACAGAACATCTTTGAAGGTTTGATCTG GTTCATTGTTCCTGTGTCAATGATTGTGTGCAATGATGTAATGGCTTATCTCTTTGGATTCTTCTTTGGGCGAACTCCTCTCATTCAGCTATCTCCCAAGAAAACTTGGGAGGGTTTTATCGGAGGTGGAATCTCAACAGTGATTTTTGGGGTTATG ATGTCTTATGTAATGGTGCAGTATCCATACTTTGTGTGCCCAATTGCCTTTAATGAAGCCTTGGGAAAAATGACCATGGATTGTGAGCCATCATATCTTTTCCGCCCCCAGGAATACACCCTACCAGAATCTCTTGCTAGTGTTTCAAGCTTG ttttctctaaagaaGACGGTGACTTTCCAGCCGTTCCTCCTCCACTCACTATCATTGTCACTGTTCAGCAGTGTCATCGGACCATTTGGAGGATTCTTTGCAAGTGGCTTTAAGAGGGCATTCAAAATCAAG GATTTTGGTGACATAATCCCAGGGCATGGTGGTATTATGGATCGATTTGATTGCCAGTACCTGATGGCCACCTTCGTAAATGTGTACATCTCAAGTTTCATTCACACATTATCTCCTCAAAGAATACTTCAACAG gtttatAGTTTGAAACCTGAAGAACAACTTCAACTTTATGGCACATTGCGTGATCATCTTGAGAACACTGGTTATTTAACCATTGGACCATAG